One Flagellimonas sp. CMM7 genomic region harbors:
- a CDS encoding arylsulfatase, with product MRSITQSYNHKKNLVISCLLFTSCFSCVEKKHKPVVKERPNILIILADDLGYSDLGSYGGEIQTPNLDGLANNGVQFTQLYNSARCCPSRASLLTGLFPHQSGIGDFVGADKGLPGYAGRLKSNTVTLAEVLKPAGYRTFSAGKWHVGKPGPTERGFEEFYGFTESYGVDSWEEKWMERLPEGREKREYKEGEFFATNAITDHALDFLNLGKETPEKPWFMYLAYQAPHFPLQAPTADIEKYKEVYKIGWDSIRTQRLERMKKLGVISADTELSPRSPMIIPEEGQKHGVPGDGLHNPAWIELDEDRQEDLARRMAVYAGMIDNMDQNIGRVIEQLRKDGELDNTLILFMSDNGSCGEWDSFGFEYPDYDARVGGYTPGFPNVLHTGDSLELLGGPDGPLFSYGSGWANVGNTPFSMYKMFTHEAGISSPLIMHWPERIKEKQLFTDRYTHFVDIMATCVDVAEAEYPKVYNGNDITLMEGVSLLKTLAKETDPERLLTFEHERHPAIRVGDWKLVSKQDDSIDENGFNEEAKFELYNVVTDRSETKDLSENYPEKVEELKAKMLVEFNRIQVFPKPQ from the coding sequence ATGAGATCAATAACCCAATCGTATAACCATAAAAAAAATCTTGTAATCAGTTGTTTGCTATTTACATCTTGTTTTTCGTGCGTTGAAAAAAAACATAAACCAGTAGTTAAGGAAAGACCCAACATTCTAATAATACTCGCTGACGACTTAGGCTACTCTGATTTAGGGAGCTATGGCGGAGAAATCCAGACCCCCAACTTAGATGGTTTAGCCAATAACGGAGTTCAATTTACGCAGCTCTATAATTCGGCAAGGTGTTGCCCTAGTAGGGCTTCTTTGCTTACGGGTCTTTTTCCACATCAATCAGGAATTGGTGATTTTGTGGGGGCGGATAAGGGATTGCCGGGTTATGCGGGGAGATTAAAATCGAATACCGTGACCTTGGCAGAAGTATTGAAACCAGCAGGTTACCGAACCTTTAGCGCAGGTAAATGGCATGTTGGCAAGCCCGGACCTACCGAACGTGGATTTGAAGAATTTTATGGTTTTACGGAAAGCTACGGCGTGGACAGTTGGGAAGAAAAATGGATGGAGCGCTTGCCCGAAGGCAGGGAAAAACGTGAATACAAGGAAGGTGAGTTTTTCGCTACAAATGCCATTACTGACCATGCACTGGATTTTTTGAACCTTGGAAAAGAAACTCCTGAAAAGCCCTGGTTTATGTATCTGGCTTATCAGGCACCACACTTCCCCTTACAGGCCCCTACGGCGGACATTGAAAAATATAAGGAAGTCTACAAAATAGGTTGGGATTCCATTCGGACGCAGCGATTGGAACGTATGAAGAAACTGGGAGTGATAAGTGCAGATACTGAGCTATCACCTAGAAGCCCAATGATAATCCCTGAAGAAGGACAAAAACATGGTGTTCCGGGAGATGGCCTTCACAACCCTGCTTGGATCGAGTTGGACGAAGACCGACAGGAAGACCTGGCCAGAAGAATGGCCGTTTATGCTGGCATGATAGATAATATGGACCAAAACATCGGTAGGGTTATAGAACAGCTTCGAAAAGATGGTGAATTGGATAATACCCTGATTCTTTTTATGAGCGACAATGGTTCTTGTGGTGAATGGGACTCTTTTGGGTTTGAATATCCAGACTATGATGCCAGGGTAGGGGGCTATACCCCAGGATTCCCCAATGTATTGCACACCGGAGATAGTTTGGAATTATTGGGAGGACCCGATGGTCCCCTATTCAGTTACGGGTCGGGTTGGGCCAATGTGGGCAACACTCCCTTTTCCATGTACAAAATGTTTACCCATGAAGCAGGTATAAGCTCTCCGCTCATCATGCACTGGCCGGAAAGGATAAAAGAAAAGCAATTGTTTACAGACAGGTACACCCATTTTGTAGATATCATGGCGACCTGTGTAGATGTAGCCGAAGCAGAATATCCAAAAGTTTATAATGGTAATGACATCACTCTTATGGAAGGGGTGAGTCTGCTTAAAACTCTGGCAAAAGAAACAGACCCAGAGCGCTTGTTGACTTTTGAACATGAACGTCACCCTGCCATACGCGTGGGTGATTGGAAATTGGTGTCTAAACAAGACGATTCCATAGATGAAAATGGCTTCAATGAAGAGGCAAAATTTGAACTGTACAATGTGGTGACAGACCGCTCGGAAACCAAAGACTTAAGTGAAAATTATCCAGAAAAAGTAGAAGAATTAAAAGCGAAAATGCTTGTTGAATTTAATCGTATTCAAGTGTTTCCTAAGCCTCAATAA
- a CDS encoding cellulase family glycosylhydrolase, protein MNIKIKINLLIIVFFAVQTTFAQEIYEGKWSAEKANKWYNGHDWFAGANFNPSTAINQLEMWQADTFDLETIDREMEWSADLGFNLHRVYLHNLLWQQNSCDFIDRIDQFLEVADKYDIKIMFVLFDDVWNPEPKLGKQPEPVPHRHNSGWLQAPGKEYLQDPSKDSLLEGYVKGLLKAFKNDNRIVAWDLYNEPTQENTNWYGSGSVNKTELPVDVKPMYSLRLVKNAFKWAREVNPSQPLTIGIWWGDINNWGTPEKLPVVDRVMVENSDIITFHTYDKDMDVVRKKITELKKYGRPIICTEYMARGENNTFETVMTILKEENIGAINWGFVAGKTNTIYPWKSWQEKFTEEPKVWHHDILRKDGTPYDPKEIDLIRSLTGYR, encoded by the coding sequence ATGAATATTAAAATAAAAATTAACTTACTGATCATAGTCTTTTTCGCAGTTCAAACCACTTTTGCTCAAGAGATATATGAAGGCAAATGGAGTGCGGAAAAGGCCAACAAATGGTATAATGGCCATGATTGGTTTGCCGGTGCTAACTTTAACCCTAGTACGGCAATTAACCAGTTAGAAATGTGGCAGGCCGATACCTTCGATTTAGAGACTATTGATAGAGAAATGGAATGGTCTGCAGACTTGGGTTTCAATCTTCATAGGGTATACCTTCATAATCTTTTATGGCAACAAAATTCATGTGATTTCATAGATAGGATAGACCAATTTCTTGAAGTTGCTGACAAATATGATATTAAAATTATGTTCGTACTCTTCGACGATGTATGGAACCCTGAGCCAAAACTTGGCAAACAGCCGGAGCCAGTGCCCCATAGGCACAATTCTGGATGGTTGCAGGCACCGGGAAAAGAATACCTTCAAGACCCATCAAAGGATTCCTTGTTGGAAGGCTATGTAAAAGGTTTGCTAAAAGCTTTCAAAAACGATAATAGAATTGTGGCATGGGATCTATATAATGAACCAACCCAAGAGAATACCAATTGGTATGGTAGTGGATCCGTTAACAAAACGGAATTACCAGTAGATGTTAAGCCAATGTACAGTTTAAGGCTGGTGAAAAATGCTTTTAAATGGGCCAGGGAAGTGAATCCGTCTCAGCCCCTAACCATAGGAATATGGTGGGGAGATATCAACAATTGGGGCACGCCAGAAAAACTGCCTGTCGTTGACAGGGTTATGGTCGAAAACTCTGACATCATTACTTTTCACACCTATGACAAGGATATGGATGTGGTTCGAAAGAAAATTACAGAGCTAAAAAAATATGGAAGGCCTATTATTTGTACCGAATATATGGCCAGGGGAGAAAACAATACTTTCGAGACGGTGATGACCATTCTTAAAGAAGAAAATATCGGAGCGATAAACTGGGGCTTTGTCGCGGGTAAGACCAATACGATATACCCTTGGAAATCATGGCAAGAAAAGTTCACCGAAGAGCCTAAAGTATGGCACCATGATATCTTGAGAAAAGATGGGACCCCTTATGACCCAAAAGAGATAGATTTGATTAGATCTTTGACGGGTTATAGATGA
- a CDS encoding RagB/SusD family nutrient uptake outer membrane protein: MKILHKMKVLITVSKMFNLTKGFVLLLVIGPLCGCEDVLEELPETEVSGVVLVKDETTAREVVNGVYDPIGWGESSFRVTSHAYEFWFGDTATDDAEKGSTSGDQPGVTFLKDFTSNGGNANIGALWAKHWVVISRANEALELLTGPEATISEELNLELQGEAHFLRAYSYSTLVKIFGPVPLFQEPLNQDLITERNFTKAKLGDVYTLIDSDLRFAIENLPLKGVRELGRANKGSAAAYLARSILYQLGTVNAQSYTWQDLLDVTDSFIAQEYGSYGLEPNYALIHEVDHENGIESIFEVQAIAGSDWRQRGPYTGSQWTLTQSPQFMGGWGFNIPNQNLVDAYTSNDPRRPSVALAIGEYAYGVQMEESVRNNTGYYPRKEIMDPAIWSGGDDKASPGNIMKFRYADILLMNAEAAYHESQFAQARERLIEIRARASASTFPIGFDPSTPDQTSATGFAPLLESDIPASGQPLLNFIYDERRRELAMEQLRFWDLVRTGRYISVMDNLYQTGANIEAHTLADDEVYVNPVPVFPIPSQDAIGWGIEQNRGY, encoded by the coding sequence ATGAAAATATTACATAAAATGAAGGTATTGATAACCGTATCAAAAATGTTTAATTTGACTAAAGGATTTGTTTTGCTTCTGGTCATTGGACCTCTATGTGGGTGTGAAGACGTCTTGGAGGAACTTCCGGAAACTGAGGTCTCAGGTGTTGTTTTGGTTAAAGATGAGACTACGGCAAGAGAAGTGGTAAATGGTGTTTATGATCCTATTGGCTGGGGAGAATCTTCCTTTAGGGTTACCAGTCATGCTTATGAGTTTTGGTTTGGGGACACGGCGACGGATGATGCAGAAAAAGGATCAACAAGTGGAGATCAGCCAGGCGTTACCTTTTTAAAAGATTTTACTTCAAATGGTGGTAATGCCAATATAGGAGCCTTGTGGGCTAAGCATTGGGTTGTTATCTCACGAGCAAATGAAGCACTTGAACTGCTTACAGGCCCAGAAGCTACTATTTCTGAAGAGCTAAATTTAGAATTACAGGGAGAGGCTCATTTTCTTAGAGCTTACAGCTATTCTACACTTGTTAAAATCTTTGGACCCGTTCCTTTGTTTCAAGAGCCATTAAATCAAGACTTAATAACGGAACGTAATTTTACAAAGGCAAAACTAGGTGATGTTTATACCCTAATTGATTCTGATTTAAGATTTGCAATAGAAAACCTTCCTTTAAAAGGCGTAAGAGAATTGGGGAGAGCCAATAAAGGATCCGCAGCAGCATATTTAGCAAGGTCTATTTTGTATCAATTGGGCACTGTTAATGCACAATCGTATACTTGGCAAGACCTATTGGATGTTACTGATAGCTTTATTGCTCAGGAGTATGGTTCTTATGGCTTAGAACCTAATTATGCACTTATTCATGAAGTAGACCATGAAAATGGTATAGAATCAATTTTTGAAGTTCAAGCAATCGCTGGAAGTGATTGGAGACAGAGAGGTCCGTATACAGGAAGTCAATGGACATTAACTCAGAGCCCACAATTTATGGGAGGTTGGGGTTTCAATATACCAAATCAAAATCTGGTAGATGCCTATACTTCTAACGACCCTAGAAGACCTTCTGTGGCATTAGCTATTGGAGAATATGCGTATGGTGTACAGATGGAAGAAAGTGTAAGGAATAACACAGGGTACTATCCTAGAAAAGAAATAATGGATCCGGCCATTTGGAGTGGAGGAGATGATAAAGCTTCCCCAGGTAACATTATGAAGTTTAGATATGCAGATATATTGCTTATGAATGCCGAGGCTGCTTATCATGAATCACAATTTGCACAAGCTAGAGAAAGGCTGATTGAGATTAGAGCACGTGCGAGTGCAAGCACATTTCCTATTGGTTTCGATCCATCTACACCCGACCAAACTTCTGCTACAGGATTTGCTCCTCTTTTAGAAAGTGATATTCCCGCGTCAGGGCAACCACTACTTAATTTTATTTATGATGAAAGAAGAAGGGAATTGGCCATGGAACAACTTAGGTTTTGGGATTTGGTTAGAACAGGTAGGTACATCAGTGTAATGGACAACTTATATCAAACAGGGGCTAATATAGAGGCCCATACCCTTGCGGATGACGAAGTATATGTCAACCCGGTACCTGTATTTCCGATTCCTTCACAAGATGCCATCGGATGGGGAATTGAACAAAATAGAGGATACTAG
- a CDS encoding TonB-dependent receptor: MKNDKRKYLKGYGLVGLMFFLLIMVSTNAQEITVGGTVTIEADGMSFPGVAIIVKGTSIGTLTDFDGNYTLNNVPPQGVLVFSYLGYRPQELPINGSTVLNVTMQEDTQALDEVVIIGYGTVNKSDLTGSVISVDTKQIQKYASVDVKQSLQGAAAGVQVTSASGAPGQNSSVRIRGVGSFNNSDPLYVVDGVLTDNIDNISPNDILSIEVLKDASATAIYGSRGSNGVILVTTKGVTVKDAFEVEVNAYGGVQQAWNRLDMLNASQYAELYRESIVVQPTSDLEAWLSEAESGVARGTDWQDEIFRWASVYSVNTSIRGNSGAFNYKLGGTFFNQEGIIKNTNQQRKQANAELQVSPVEGLKIKAGVKYTKNDFVNFQADPYTSPIGAGLRKDPINPVRDPITGNFDRTGLTDLGNPALAVQLQDNNTISSIRVQPIIELSYELIKGLTVKSSVVFDDNKSTNLDKTEPVTVVTSKIIDPMTGLPQISPNESSTESRLISGVLDINNIQNTNTISYNKGFGKHSFNTVLGFETFQSNTTATWTDLTDPDAPFDARAPQVRDYNLLSFLGRVVYSYDNKYLITGSYRRDYSSKFPKGSRGGDFGAVSLGWNVDKESFFPETDVITRLKLRGGYGIIGNQAPIQPYTFLSILTNEAFYALDNQTASNGFSAVFLPARDISWESSKSTNFGIDATMFSNRLTLTAEYFNKVTDDLLVDTQFAPVPIFSGVQGATTNAASMRNWGTEFSVGYRHTFGDFSFSINGNISFINNEVTDIGGGERIDGAIGDGKTQIPATRTVVGEEFASFFGLQSLGIFQTQEEIDSYRAVNSANMPIDEDGNVLGNVGGDYVGTIVSDDPALNGQSSEQAKIQKRARPGDVKYLDADSNGSITTDDAVNLGSAIPDFTYGLSFSAYYKAFDFSFSLAGVHGNEIANVFDYYINGSSAQFNNLTTDRLRRWTPDNPSNSQPRLTSQVTQNDWYSDLYIKDGSYLRVRNVQLGYSPEWKINKDRELDVRFYVSVDNLLTITGYNGLDPEIGQGPDPFSVGVDFGNYPQARTFSVGLNIGF; this comes from the coding sequence ATGAAAAACGATAAAAGGAAGTATTTGAAAGGATATGGGCTTGTAGGCCTTATGTTTTTTTTGTTGATAATGGTTTCCACAAATGCCCAGGAAATAACTGTTGGTGGAACTGTTACCATAGAAGCTGATGGAATGTCTTTTCCGGGAGTTGCGATTATCGTTAAAGGAACTTCCATAGGAACCCTAACTGATTTTGATGGCAATTATACCTTGAACAATGTTCCCCCTCAAGGTGTATTGGTCTTTAGTTATTTGGGTTATAGGCCCCAAGAACTGCCGATCAATGGAAGCACGGTTTTGAACGTTACCATGCAAGAAGATACTCAGGCACTGGATGAAGTTGTGATAATCGGTTATGGAACGGTCAATAAGAGTGACCTTACTGGTTCTGTGATATCGGTAGATACGAAACAGATACAAAAGTATGCGTCTGTAGATGTTAAACAAAGCTTGCAAGGAGCGGCGGCTGGTGTTCAGGTTACTTCCGCAAGTGGTGCCCCGGGACAAAATTCCTCAGTTAGGATTAGGGGGGTTGGTTCTTTTAACAACTCGGACCCGTTATATGTGGTTGATGGGGTTCTTACTGACAATATAGACAATATTTCCCCTAATGATATCCTGTCAATTGAAGTACTCAAAGATGCTTCGGCCACTGCTATATATGGATCTAGAGGTTCTAACGGTGTTATCCTCGTTACCACTAAAGGGGTTACCGTAAAAGATGCGTTTGAGGTTGAGGTAAATGCTTATGGAGGTGTTCAGCAAGCATGGAATAGACTGGACATGTTAAATGCGTCGCAGTATGCAGAGTTGTACAGGGAATCCATCGTAGTTCAGCCCACAAGTGATTTGGAAGCTTGGCTCAGTGAGGCCGAGAGCGGTGTGGCAAGAGGTACGGATTGGCAAGATGAAATATTCAGATGGGCCAGTGTTTATAGTGTAAATACCTCGATTCGAGGTAATTCAGGGGCATTTAACTACAAACTAGGAGGCACGTTCTTTAATCAAGAAGGGATTATTAAAAATACAAATCAACAGCGTAAGCAGGCAAACGCCGAGCTTCAAGTGTCTCCCGTGGAAGGGTTGAAAATAAAAGCGGGTGTAAAATATACAAAGAATGATTTTGTGAATTTTCAAGCAGACCCTTACACCAGTCCCATAGGTGCTGGGCTAAGAAAAGACCCTATTAATCCTGTTAGAGATCCTATTACTGGAAACTTTGATAGAACAGGATTAACTGATTTAGGTAATCCAGCTTTAGCAGTGCAATTACAGGATAATAATACAATTTCATCTATACGTGTACAGCCAATAATAGAGTTGTCTTATGAATTGATCAAGGGCTTAACGGTTAAATCTTCGGTAGTTTTCGATGATAACAAATCTACAAATCTTGATAAAACAGAACCTGTAACTGTAGTTACCAGCAAGATTATTGATCCTATGACAGGATTGCCGCAGATTTCGCCCAATGAGTCATCTACGGAGTCTCGTTTGATATCTGGAGTGTTGGATATTAATAATATTCAAAACACGAATACAATATCATACAATAAAGGTTTTGGGAAGCATTCTTTCAATACGGTATTGGGGTTTGAAACTTTTCAATCGAATACTACGGCAACATGGACGGATTTAACTGATCCAGACGCACCTTTTGATGCCCGGGCTCCACAGGTTAGAGATTACAACTTGCTTTCCTTTTTAGGGAGAGTGGTATATTCTTACGATAATAAATACCTTATTACGGGATCATACAGGAGGGATTATTCCAGTAAATTCCCAAAAGGATCTAGAGGGGGTGATTTTGGTGCCGTCTCACTTGGCTGGAATGTAGATAAAGAATCGTTTTTTCCTGAAACAGATGTCATTACACGCCTTAAGCTAAGAGGGGGCTATGGTATTATTGGTAATCAAGCTCCTATACAACCTTACACTTTTCTTTCCATACTGACCAATGAGGCCTTTTATGCCTTGGACAATCAAACCGCATCAAACGGTTTTTCTGCGGTTTTTCTACCCGCTAGGGATATATCGTGGGAATCATCTAAAAGCACCAATTTTGGTATCGATGCCACAATGTTCAGTAACAGATTAACACTAACAGCGGAGTATTTTAACAAGGTTACGGACGATCTTTTGGTAGATACACAGTTTGCACCTGTTCCAATATTTTCAGGTGTTCAAGGAGCTACTACAAATGCAGCGTCCATGAGAAACTGGGGAACAGAATTTTCTGTAGGGTATCGTCATACTTTTGGAGATTTTAGTTTCAGCATTAATGGCAATATATCTTTTATAAATAATGAAGTAACAGATATAGGAGGTGGTGAGCGCATTGATGGAGCAATAGGCGATGGTAAAACACAAATTCCAGCAACAAGGACCGTTGTGGGCGAAGAGTTTGCTTCATTCTTCGGATTACAGAGTTTAGGTATTTTTCAAACACAAGAAGAAATTGATTCCTATCGTGCTGTTAATAGTGCAAATATGCCAATTGATGAAGACGGAAATGTTCTTGGCAACGTGGGAGGTGACTATGTGGGTACAATAGTCTCTGATGATCCAGCATTGAACGGACAATCTTCAGAACAAGCTAAAATTCAAAAAAGAGCCCGTCCAGGTGATGTAAAATACCTTGATGCGGATAGTAATGGTTCTATAACTACAGACGATGCTGTTAACCTTGGCAGTGCCATTCCAGATTTTACGTACGGACTAAGTTTTTCCGCTTATTATAAAGCTTTTGACTTTTCATTTTCTTTAGCGGGAGTTCACGGGAATGAAATAGCAAATGTTTTTGATTATTACATCAATGGTTCGTCTGCGCAATTTAACAATTTAACAACAGATAGGCTAAGAAGATGGACACCTGATAATCCATCCAATTCACAACCTCGTCTTACCTCTCAGGTCACACAAAATGATTGGTACAGTGATTTGTACATCAAAGATGGTTCTTATTTAAGGGTTAGAAATGTACAGTTGGGCTACAGCCCGGAATGGAAGATTAATAAAGATAGAGAATTAGATGTGAGGTTTTATGTTTCAGTAGATAATCTATTGACAATAACAGGTTATAATGGACTTGATCCGGAAATTGGCCAAGGTCCCGATCCCTTCTCTGTTGGAGTTGATTTTGGAAACTACCCTCAGGCAAGGACATTCAGTGTTGGGTTGAATATTGGGTTTTAA